From Microcystis aeruginosa NIES-2549, a single genomic window includes:
- a CDS encoding tetratricopeptide repeat protein, which produces MWNYIIQLYQTNKDWIDNLLSGVIAVIPVIIGVIWAGFWWYLQQKRKVRIIEPSLPFTKIASHSNVIPIIYKKDEKDKSPLADHNIIYQHRMADRNFTNELLQNLEENRWLIILGPTGIGKTREAAEVAQRLNHEGWTVLVLKLGEWLERPENNQLEAIGTDRKLLFFLDDLNSYMRRSLKIDQNPQAKDSPLAAINIPLQERLLKTLEAYETHCTRPEEVRVIATARDEKEPESPGQPSEWDKLQWNKYPKLWKRFQVVELPSPEDGAIVELLQDTIPQTNIKAETDYSSIAACNDSTFRNVVENLVRLDNRQLPLNTDNYQATLRGNWQKRYQDAIKRDTLAEDIYAAVDLLRQCNVSLEPFIVEPTARFIAKENMWQQLWYRWKIKQSLADLIARENILEPRDGQIEAKGEQVELNDYLRPLKQLIWQLFKQKPREMLPSLEGFTLKLYELKRYRDALKGFNRLVSLAPQREDGWFYRGTTFYYLEQYQEAIASYDRALEIEPDDHQAWYNRGNALGNLGRFEQAIASYGKALEIKPDDHQAWYNRGIALGNLGRFEQAIASYGKALEIKPDDHQAWNNRGNALGNLGRFEQASASYNKALEIKPDYHQAWYNRGIALGNLGRFEQASASYDKALEIKPDYHQAWNNRGNALGNLGRFEQAITSYDRALEIKPDYHQAWNNRGIALGNLGRFEQEIASYDRALEIKPDFHEAWYNRGIALGNLGRLAEAIASYDRALEIKPDFHQAWYNRGNALGNLGRFEEAIASYDRALEIKPDKHEAWYNRGVALGNLGRLAAAIASYDRALEIKPDKHEAWYNRGYALDNLGRLEEAIASYDKALEIKPDKHEAWNNRGIALDNLGRLEEAIASYDQAIKINSNYANAYYNKACCYGLQNNVELAIENLQRAINLDVEYQDMAKTDKDFEQIRGDQRFQSLLS; this is translated from the coding sequence ATGTGGAATTATATAATACAATTATATCAAACTAATAAAGACTGGATTGACAATCTTCTTTCGGGAGTAATTGCTGTAATTCCAGTTATTATTGGGGTAATCTGGGCCGGGTTTTGGTGGTATCTACAGCAAAAACGAAAAGTCCGAATCATTGAACCGTCTTTACCCTTTACCAAAATTGCCTCCCATAGCAATGTAATCCCGATTATCTACAAAAAGGATGAAAAGGATAAATCTCCTTTAGCGGATCATAATATTATTTACCAACACCGAATGGCTGACCGAAACTTTACTAACGAACTTCTGCAAAATCTGGAGGAAAATCGCTGGTTAATTATTCTCGGACCCACAGGAATCGGCAAAACTAGAGAAGCTGCTGAAGTAGCGCAACGCTTGAATCATGAAGGCTGGACGGTATTAGTATTAAAATTAGGAGAATGGTTAGAGCGACCTGAAAATAACCAATTAGAGGCGATCGGAACAGATAGAAAATTACTATTTTTCCTCGACGATCTTAACTCATATATGCGCCGTAGTTTGAAAATCGACCAAAATCCCCAAGCAAAAGATAGTCCTCTTGCGGCGATTAATATTCCCTTACAAGAACGACTATTAAAAACTCTAGAAGCTTATGAAACCCATTGTACTCGTCCCGAAGAAGTGCGAGTAATTGCCACTGCGAGAGATGAAAAAGAACCCGAATCACCAGGACAGCCGAGTGAATGGGATAAGTTACAGTGGAATAAATACCCAAAACTGTGGAAACGTTTTCAGGTGGTAGAATTGCCATCACCGGAAGACGGTGCAATTGTCGAATTATTGCAGGATACTATCCCGCAAACCAACATTAAAGCCGAAACTGACTACAGCAGCATTGCTGCCTGTAATGATTCTACCTTTCGCAATGTGGTAGAAAATCTGGTGCGCCTTGACAACCGACAATTACCCCTCAATACTGACAACTATCAAGCTACTTTACGAGGCAACTGGCAAAAACGTTATCAGGATGCAATTAAAAGGGATACTCTGGCGGAAGATATCTATGCTGCGGTGGATTTGTTGCGCCAGTGTAATGTTTCCTTAGAACCGTTTATTGTTGAACCCACTGCCAGATTTATCGCCAAGGAAAATATGTGGCAACAACTCTGGTATCGCTGGAAAATCAAGCAAAGTTTGGCTGATTTAATTGCCAGAGAAAACATTTTAGAACCCCGCGACGGACAAATTGAAGCCAAGGGAGAGCAGGTAGAATTAAATGACTATTTACGTCCTCTAAAACAGTTAATTTGGCAGTTATTTAAACAAAAACCAAGAGAAATGTTGCCCTCTCTAGAAGGATTTACTCTTAAACTATATGAATTAAAACGCTATCGAGATGCCTTAAAAGGGTTCAACCGTCTAGTTAGTTTGGCCCCCCAACGGGAAGACGGTTGGTTTTATCGAGGTACTACTTTTTATTATCTCGAACAATACCAAGAAGCGATCGCCTCCTACGATCGAGCTTTAGAAATTGAACCCGATGACCATCAAGCTTGGTACAACCGAGGGAATGCGTTAGGTAATTTAGGCAGATTTGAACAAGCGATCGCATCCTACGGCAAAGCTTTAGAAATTAAACCCGATGACCATCAAGCTTGGTACAACCGAGGGATTGCGTTAGGTAATTTAGGCAGATTTGAACAAGCGATCGCATCCTACGGCAAAGCTTTAGAAATTAAACCCGATGACCATCAAGCTTGGAACAACCGAGGGAATGCGTTAGGTAATTTAGGCAGATTTGAACAAGCGAGCGCATCCTACAACAAAGCTTTAGAAATTAAACCCGATTACCATCAAGCTTGGTACAACCGAGGGATTGCGTTAGGTAATTTAGGCAGATTTGAACAAGCGAGCGCATCCTACGACAAAGCTTTAGAAATTAAACCCGATTACCATCAAGCTTGGAACAACCGAGGGAATGCGTTAGGTAATTTAGGCAGATTTGAACAAGCGATCACCTCCTACGATCGAGCTTTAGAAATTAAACCCGATTACCATCAAGCTTGGAACAACCGAGGGATTGCGTTAGGTAATTTAGGCAGATTTGAACAAGAGATCGCATCCTACGATCGAGCTTTAGAAATTAAACCCGATTTCCATGAAGCTTGGTACAACCGAGGGATTGCGTTAGGTAATTTAGGCAGATTGGCAGAAGCGATCGCATCTTATGATCGAGCTTTAGAAATTAAACCCGATTTCCATCAAGCTTGGTACAACCGAGGGAATGCGTTAGGTAATTTAGGCAGATTTGAAGAAGCGATCGCATCCTACGATCGAGCTTTAGAAATTAAACCCGATAAGCATGAAGCTTGGTACAACCGAGGGGTTGCGTTAGGTAATTTAGGCAGATTGGCAGCAGCGATCGCATCCTACGATCGAGCTTTAGAAATTAAACCCGATAAGCATGAAGCTTGGTACAACCGAGGGTATGCGTTAGATAATTTAGGCAGATTAGAAGAGGCGATCGCATCTTACGACAAAGCTTTAGAAATTAAACCCGATAAGCATGAAGCTTGGAACAACCGAGGGATTGCGTTAGATAATTTAGGCAGATTAGAAGAGGCGATCGCATCCTACGATCAAGCTATTAAAATTAATTCAAATTATGCTAATGCTTACTACAATAAAGCTTGCTGTTATGGCTTACAAAACAATGTGGAATTAGCTATCGAAAACTTACAACGCGCCATCAATCTTGATGTCGAATATCAGGATATGGCGAAAACAGATAAAGATTTTGAGCAGATTCGGGGAGATCAACGGTTTCAATCATTGCTAAGTTAA
- the hypA gene encoding hydrogenase maturation nickel metallochaperone HypA — protein MHELGITQNIIELALEHSRGMKVKRVVLEIGKLTAIMPESIAFCFDTCCQGTNIEGAMLEIMEISGLGQCQDCGNELELEYPYGICDRCGSRNIIILQGQELNLKSLETESLCV, from the coding sequence ATGCACGAACTAGGAATCACCCAAAATATTATCGAACTTGCCTTAGAACATTCCCGAGGAATGAAAGTTAAGCGCGTGGTGTTAGAGATTGGTAAACTAACGGCAATTATGCCAGAATCGATCGCTTTTTGTTTTGATACCTGTTGTCAAGGTACTAATATAGAGGGGGCAATGTTAGAGATTATGGAAATTTCTGGTTTAGGACAGTGCCAAGATTGCGGAAATGAGCTAGAACTAGAATATCCCTACGGAATCTGCGATCGATGTGGTAGTCGTAATATAATCATTTTACAGGGTCAAGAATTAAATCTCAAATCCTTGGAGACAGAATCCTTATGTGTGTAA
- a CDS encoding oxidoreductase, with amino-acid sequence MSKIRFATVWLAGCSGCHMSFLDLDEWLLELAEKVDVVYSPVGCDLKTYPENVDVCLVEGAIANQDNLELIHLVRQNTKTVVSFGDCAVTANVPAMRNMLGTADPVLKRAYLELGDNTPQLPEEPGIVPELLDQVLPVHQVIPIDIFMPGCPPDADRIRETLIPILKGELPVMAGREMIKFG; translated from the coding sequence ATGTCTAAAATTCGCTTCGCTACTGTCTGGTTAGCTGGTTGTTCGGGATGCCATATGTCCTTCCTCGATTTGGATGAATGGCTGTTAGAATTAGCCGAAAAAGTTGACGTGGTGTATAGTCCCGTCGGCTGCGATCTGAAAACCTATCCGGAAAATGTCGATGTCTGTTTAGTGGAAGGAGCGATCGCTAATCAGGATAATTTAGAACTAATTCATCTAGTCCGCCAAAATACCAAAACCGTCGTTTCTTTTGGTGATTGCGCCGTGACTGCTAACGTTCCCGCTATGCGGAATATGTTAGGAACTGCCGATCCCGTGCTAAAAAGAGCTTATTTAGAGTTAGGAGATAACACACCTCAACTACCAGAAGAACCCGGTATCGTTCCCGAATTATTAGATCAAGTGCTGCCCGTCCATCAAGTCATTCCCATCGATATTTTTATGCCGGGATGTCCCCCCGATGCGGACAGAATTCGCGAGACATTGATTCCGATTTTAAAAGGGGAATTACCCGTGATGGCAGGACGAGAAATGATTAAATTTGGTTAA
- the recG gene encoding ATP-dependent DNA helicase RecG: protein MKGEIPDWVRLQKALSVEAEKGYPDLQGNQYRFSEFFCLSFGDNPPVGIATSERNRWRELAQKFAQYPQFNPQQRQQLVAETRNFLQQLRQTLEATPAPKEAAAAKIINTTPITAKANSPRQVTLEQPLKYLAEVGERKAGLLERLNLHKVEDLLYYYPRDHIDYSRQVNIANLTEGETVTLVGNVKRCNCFTSPKNTKLAIFELLLQDRTGQIKLNRFYAGTRYTNRAWQEGQKKLYTVGSVVAVSGLVKAGKYGVTLENPEFELLDSSGASIESLKIGRILPVYPLSDGVPADLIRKAVIAAFGAVEAIKDPLPFGLRKQYGLIDLKTAITNIHFPNNAESLSQARRRLVFDEFFFLQLGFLRRRQQYRQTQKSAVFSARGQLIDQFNQIIPFQLTNAQKRVIEEILEDLDSSTPMNRLVQGDVGSGKTIVGVYAILAALQSGYQAALMAPTEVLAEQHYRKLVSWFNLLHLPVELLTGSTKTAKRREIHAQLETGELPLLVGTHALIQDAVNFRKLGLVVIDEQHRFGVQQRARLLSKGESPHVLTMTATPIPRTLALTLHGDLDVSQIDELPPGRQPIQTTALNGNQRRAAYDLIRREIAQGRQAYVIFPLIEESEKLDVRAAVEEYQNLSEKIFPNFNIGLLHGRMSSAEKEEILTAFRDNILQIIVSTTVIEVGVDVPNATVMLIENAERFGLSQLHQLRGRVGRGSHQSYCLLLSGTNSANSRQRLTVLEQSQDGFFISEMDMRFRGPGEVLGQRQSGLPDFALASLVEDQEVLVLARDAAEKIMLDDPHLITLPNLKQALEAKYQRMLGADILT, encoded by the coding sequence ATGAAAGGGGAAATACCCGACTGGGTGAGATTACAAAAAGCCTTATCTGTAGAAGCGGAAAAAGGTTATCCAGATCTTCAGGGAAATCAATACCGTTTTAGCGAGTTTTTCTGTCTTAGTTTCGGGGATAATCCTCCCGTGGGAATTGCCACCAGTGAGAGAAATCGCTGGCGAGAATTAGCCCAAAAATTTGCCCAATATCCCCAATTTAATCCTCAACAAAGACAACAATTAGTCGCCGAAACTCGCAATTTTTTGCAACAATTACGGCAAACTTTAGAAGCAACCCCCGCACCAAAAGAAGCAGCTGCGGCGAAAATTATTAATACCACTCCCATCACGGCAAAGGCTAATTCTCCACGGCAAGTTACCCTCGAACAACCCTTGAAATATCTAGCGGAAGTGGGAGAGAGAAAAGCTGGTCTTTTAGAAAGATTAAACCTCCACAAAGTTGAAGATTTATTATATTATTATCCCCGGGATCATATTGATTACAGTCGTCAAGTCAATATCGCTAATTTAACCGAGGGGGAAACGGTAACTTTAGTGGGGAATGTCAAGCGCTGTAATTGTTTTACTAGCCCCAAAAATACCAAGTTAGCTATCTTTGAATTGCTCTTACAGGATCGCACTGGACAGATAAAATTAAACCGTTTTTATGCGGGAACTCGCTATACTAATCGTGCTTGGCAGGAAGGACAAAAAAAACTCTATACCGTCGGTTCAGTGGTGGCGGTTAGTGGTTTAGTCAAAGCGGGAAAATATGGGGTAACTTTAGAAAATCCTGAATTTGAATTATTAGACAGTTCTGGAGCAAGTATTGAGTCCTTAAAAATCGGGCGTATTCTGCCGGTTTATCCCCTCAGCGATGGAGTACCCGCCGACCTAATTAGAAAGGCTGTAATCGCCGCTTTTGGGGCAGTAGAGGCGATAAAAGATCCCCTACCTTTCGGTCTAAGAAAACAATACGGATTAATCGATTTAAAAACAGCAATTACTAACATTCATTTCCCCAATAATGCCGAGAGCCTCAGTCAAGCGCGACGGCGATTAGTCTTTGATGAATTCTTCTTTTTACAATTGGGTTTTCTGCGGCGGCGGCAACAGTATCGTCAGACACAGAAAAGTGCCGTTTTTAGTGCTAGGGGTCAATTAATCGATCAATTTAATCAGATAATTCCCTTTCAATTAACCAATGCTCAAAAACGAGTTATTGAGGAAATTTTAGAGGATTTAGATTCTAGCACCCCGATGAATCGTCTCGTGCAGGGGGATGTGGGTTCTGGCAAAACAATTGTGGGAGTTTATGCTATTTTAGCAGCCCTACAATCTGGTTATCAAGCGGCATTAATGGCTCCCACGGAAGTTTTAGCAGAACAACATTATCGTAAGTTAGTTAGCTGGTTTAATCTCTTACATTTACCCGTAGAATTATTAACTGGTTCCACAAAAACCGCTAAACGACGAGAAATTCACGCCCAATTGGAGACAGGAGAATTACCACTTTTAGTGGGAACTCATGCCCTAATTCAAGATGCAGTTAATTTCCGCAAATTGGGGTTAGTTGTTATTGATGAACAGCATCGCTTTGGGGTACAACAAAGGGCAAGATTATTAAGCAAAGGAGAGTCTCCCCACGTTTTAACCATGACAGCAACACCGATTCCCCGTACTTTAGCTTTAACCCTCCATGGGGATTTAGATGTGAGTCAAATTGACGAATTACCCCCCGGCAGACAACCGATTCAAACCACCGCTTTAAATGGCAATCAAAGAAGGGCTGCCTATGATTTAATTCGCCGTGAAATTGCCCAAGGCAGACAAGCTTATGTGATTTTTCCCTTGATTGAAGAATCGGAAAAATTAGATGTAAGGGCTGCGGTGGAAGAATATCAAAATTTATCAGAAAAGATTTTTCCCAATTTTAATATCGGTTTACTCCATGGTCGCATGAGTTCCGCCGAAAAAGAGGAAATCTTAACAGCTTTTCGCGATAATATTCTACAAATTATTGTCTCAACTACGGTTATTGAAGTGGGGGTAGATGTTCCCAATGCTACGGTGATGTTAATTGAAAATGCCGAACGTTTTGGCCTTTCACAATTACATCAATTACGGGGGCGCGTCGGCAGAGGTTCCCATCAATCCTATTGTTTACTTTTAAGTGGCACTAATAGTGCTAATTCTCGTCAAAGATTGACGGTTTTGGAACAATCCCAAGACGGCTTTTTTATCTCGGAAATGGATATGCGATTCCGCGGTCCAGGGGAAGTTTTAGGACAACGACAATCGGGTTTACCAGATTTTGCCCTCGCTAGTTTAGTCGAGGATCAAGAGGTGTTAGTTTTGGCAAGAGATGCCGCCGAAAAAATTATGTTAGATGATCCCCATTTAATCACTTTGCCCAATTTGAAACAAGCTTTAGAAGCCAAATATCAACGGATGTTAGGAGCGGATATTTTAACTTGA
- the hoxU gene encoding bidirectional hydrogenase complex protein HoxU, which translates to MSVITLSIDGKDVAIEAGSRVLAAASQVGIKIPALCHLDGVSEVAACRLCLVEIEGINKLLPACVTEVAEGMVVHTDTPKLKEYRRMTVELLFAEGNHVCAVCVANGNCELQDLAIEVGMDHSRFPYRFPKREVDISHHLFGIDHNRCVLCTRCVRVCDEIEGAHVWDLAYRGEKDKIIAGMDQPWGSVSACTSCGKCVAACPTGAIFRKGSAVSEKEEDRSKLEFLVNARTQHQWTR; encoded by the coding sequence ATGTCCGTAATCACTTTAAGTATTGATGGCAAAGATGTAGCGATCGAAGCGGGTTCGAGAGTTCTGGCGGCAGCTAGTCAGGTAGGAATAAAAATTCCCGCTCTCTGTCATCTCGATGGGGTTTCCGAAGTGGCCGCCTGTCGCTTATGTTTAGTAGAAATTGAAGGTATTAATAAATTATTACCCGCCTGTGTAACGGAGGTGGCGGAAGGAATGGTGGTCCATACCGATACCCCAAAACTGAAAGAATATCGCCGCATGACAGTGGAATTATTATTCGCTGAAGGTAATCACGTTTGTGCAGTTTGTGTGGCTAATGGTAACTGTGAATTACAAGATTTAGCCATCGAAGTGGGTATGGATCATAGTCGTTTTCCCTACCGTTTTCCCAAGCGAGAAGTGGATATTTCCCATCATCTTTTTGGTATCGATCATAATCGTTGTGTTCTCTGTACCCGTTGTGTGCGAGTCTGTGATGAAATTGAAGGGGCGCACGTTTGGGATCTGGCTTATCGCGGCGAAAAAGATAAAATTATTGCGGGAATGGATCAGCCTTGGGGCAGCGTTTCTGCCTGTACTTCCTGCGGCAAATGTGTTGCCGCTTGTCCAACCGGGGCAATATTCCGCAAGGGTTCCGCCGTTTCTGAAAAAGAGGAAGATCGCTCGAAGTTGGAATTTTTAGTTAATGCTAGGACTCAACACCAATGGACGCGTTAG
- the hcp gene encoding hydroxylamine reductase: MFCEQCEQTASGNGCHQWGACGKSPEVNAVQDLLVYCLRGLASVVLKAKEAAISTREADIFTCESLFATMTNVNFDQRRFTDYIQRCLEIRENLKAQLGSLDWSALANYQPNFNESLVSQGQEVSLELIEKVQDLDIFSLKLTAIYGVKGLASYTFHAQELGQEDDSVYQVIQETLVAIDRGDLNLNDWVAICLKVGAANLRAMELLDQGHTETYGHPIPTNVPLNPRLGKAILVSGHDIKQLAALLAQTANTGITVYTHGELLPAHGYPKLKEKYPHLYGHYGTAWQNQTKEFAKFPGAIVLTTNCLMPPHENYESKLFTLGPVGYAHINRLETVDGAIDFSRVIAKAQSLPGFTEISEPRQVMVGFAHNTVLSVADTVVDALKQGKIRHFFLVGGCDGAKPDRNYYTEFVEQVPEDCIVLTLACGKFRFFDKQLGSIEGLPRLMDVGQCNDAYSAIKIALGLANAFNVSVNEIPLSLIISWYEQKAIAVLLTLLHLGIQNIRLGPTLPAFISPNVLKFLSDTYHLQPITTPAKDLADCLS, from the coding sequence ATGTTTTGTGAACAATGCGAACAAACCGCTAGTGGTAATGGTTGTCATCAGTGGGGTGCCTGTGGAAAAAGTCCCGAAGTCAACGCTGTTCAAGACTTATTAGTTTATTGTTTGCGGGGATTAGCATCGGTGGTTTTAAAAGCCAAAGAAGCGGCAATATCTACTCGCGAAGCCGATATTTTTACCTGCGAGTCGCTTTTCGCCACCATGACCAATGTGAACTTCGATCAAAGACGTTTTACCGATTATATTCAGCGTTGTTTAGAGATTCGGGAAAATTTAAAAGCACAATTGGGATCGCTGGACTGGTCTGCACTTGCTAACTATCAGCCTAATTTTAATGAGAGCCTAGTCAGCCAAGGTCAAGAAGTATCCTTAGAACTAATTGAAAAAGTACAAGACCTCGATATTTTTTCCCTAAAGTTAACCGCTATCTACGGAGTTAAAGGTCTTGCTTCCTATACTTTCCACGCTCAGGAATTAGGTCAAGAGGATGACTCAGTTTATCAGGTTATCCAAGAGACTTTAGTGGCGATTGACCGGGGAGATTTAAACCTTAATGATTGGGTGGCAATCTGTCTAAAAGTCGGGGCAGCAAACCTGCGGGCCATGGAATTATTAGATCAAGGTCATACCGAAACCTACGGTCATCCCATACCGACAAATGTTCCCTTAAATCCACGTTTAGGTAAAGCCATTTTAGTCTCCGGCCATGATATTAAACAATTAGCGGCTTTACTGGCACAAACTGCCAATACTGGGATAACAGTCTACACCCACGGAGAATTATTACCCGCCCACGGTTATCCAAAACTCAAAGAAAAATATCCCCATCTCTACGGTCATTATGGCACCGCCTGGCAAAACCAAACTAAAGAATTTGCTAAGTTTCCGGGGGCAATAGTTTTAACTACTAATTGTCTCATGCCCCCCCACGAAAACTATGAAAGTAAACTTTTTACCCTCGGACCTGTGGGTTATGCCCATATTAACCGCTTAGAAACAGTGGACGGTGCGATCGATTTTAGTCGCGTGATTGCTAAAGCGCAATCATTGCCCGGATTTACTGAAATAAGCGAACCTCGGCAGGTAATGGTGGGATTTGCCCACAATACCGTTCTCAGTGTCGCTGATACGGTGGTTGATGCTCTTAAACAGGGTAAAATCCGTCACTTCTTCCTAGTTGGCGGCTGCGATGGCGCAAAACCCGATCGCAATTACTACACCGAATTTGTGGAACAAGTACCCGAAGATTGCATCGTTTTAACCCTTGCCTGTGGAAAATTCCGCTTTTTCGACAAACAATTGGGTAGCATCGAAGGATTACCCCGGCTGATGGACGTGGGACAATGTAACGATGCCTATAGTGCCATTAAAATCGCCCTAGGATTAGCCAACGCTTTTAACGTTAGCGTCAATGAGATTCCCCTCTCCCTAATTATCTCTTGGTACGAACAAAAAGCAATCGCTGTACTGCTCACCCTGCTACATCTAGGTATTCAAAATATCCGTCTGGGACCAACTTTACCGGCATTTATCTCCCCTAACGTCCTGAAATTCCTCTCCGATACCTATCACCTGCAGCCGATTACTACCCCAGCAAAAGACTTAGCCGATTGTCTAAGTTAA
- the hypE gene encoding hydrogenase expression/formation protein HypE, protein MTSTPSASLKFKKTKITDTNITLSHGSGGKAMRDLINEIFVNNFDNNLLAPLEDQARFEIKDLAKMGDRLAFTTDSYVVSPLFFPGGDIGSLAVNGTVNDLAVGGAIPLYLSCSFILEEGLSIDTLKTIVTSMKIAAEKAAVKIVTGDTKVVPRGQGDQIFINTSGVGVIPARINSGANNLQVGDRILLNGFLGDHGAAILIARGELDLQCTIESDCQALNSLISAILAVCPEVKAMRDATRGGLATVLNEFAQSSGVGIQVQETAIPIREEVRGMCELLGLEPLYLANEGKLVLVVPPEAENRVLAVMRSHPDGKNAASIGEVVASSPNLVYLKTPFGTKRILDMLVGEQLPRIC, encoded by the coding sequence ATGACTAGCACTCCTTCAGCTTCTTTAAAATTTAAAAAAACAAAAATTACTGACACAAATATCACTCTTTCCCATGGCAGTGGTGGCAAAGCAATGCGGGATTTAATTAACGAGATATTCGTTAATAACTTTGATAATAACCTACTGGCACCCCTTGAAGATCAAGCACGATTTGAGATTAAAGATTTAGCTAAAATGGGTGATCGCTTGGCATTTACCACCGATTCCTATGTGGTTTCTCCCCTCTTCTTTCCGGGGGGTGATATTGGCAGTTTAGCAGTCAATGGAACCGTTAATGATTTGGCTGTCGGTGGCGCAATTCCTCTCTATCTCAGTTGTAGTTTTATCCTCGAAGAAGGTTTATCTATCGACACCCTAAAAACCATCGTTACCAGCATGAAAATAGCCGCCGAAAAAGCAGCGGTAAAAATCGTTACCGGTGATACAAAAGTCGTTCCCAGGGGACAAGGGGATCAAATATTTATTAATACCTCTGGAGTCGGAGTAATTCCGGCCCGAATCAATTCCGGGGCGAATAATTTACAAGTTGGCGATCGCATTTTGCTGAACGGTTTTCTGGGGGATCACGGCGCCGCCATTCTGATTGCTAGGGGCGAATTAGACCTACAATGCACAATCGAAAGCGATTGTCAAGCCCTGAATTCTTTAATTTCTGCAATTCTGGCCGTTTGCCCGGAAGTTAAAGCGATGCGGGATGCCACTAGGGGCGGATTAGCCACAGTTTTAAACGAATTCGCCCAAAGTTCAGGGGTGGGAATACAGGTACAGGAAACGGCGATCCCCATCCGGGAAGAAGTGCGAGGAATGTGCGAATTATTGGGCTTAGAACCGCTTTATCTGGCAAATGAGGGCAAATTAGTCCTTGTCGTGCCACCAGAGGCGGAAAATCGCGTTTTAGCAGTGATGCGCTCCCATCCTGACGGTAAAAATGCCGCTTCTATCGGGGAAGTCGTCGCTTCTTCCCCCAATTTAGTTTACTTAAAAACCCCTTTCGGCACGAAAAGGATTCTCGATATGTTAGTCGGTGAACAATTACCGAGAATATGTTAA
- the hypB gene encoding hydrogenase nickel incorporation protein HypB, which produces MCVTCGCSDNSEVTLTNPQTGTHEHILADGTVISHSHHDHDHEHPHHPAEIHAQIHGNILQVEQNLLAKNNLLAAQNRGWLKGRKTVALNLVSSPGSGKTTLLTRTIADLKTTIPISVIEGDQATANDAQKISETGCQVIQINTGTGCHLEASMVERGLIELDPPMNSLVMIENVGNLVCPALFDLGENAKVVILSVTEGEDKPIKYPYMFHASQVMILTKIDLLPYVNFNLDRCLDYAYQVNPNLKVFQVSATTGEGLDAWYSWLKSLV; this is translated from the coding sequence ATGTGTGTAACCTGTGGTTGTTCTGATAACTCGGAAGTAACGTTAACTAATCCGCAAACGGGAACCCATGAACATATTTTAGCCGATGGTACTGTTATTAGTCATAGCCATCACGATCACGATCATGAGCATCCCCATCATCCTGCGGAAATTCACGCTCAAATTCATGGTAACATTCTCCAAGTTGAGCAAAATCTGCTGGCAAAAAATAATCTGTTAGCGGCACAAAATCGCGGTTGGTTGAAGGGTAGAAAAACTGTTGCCCTTAATCTGGTTTCTTCCCCTGGTTCGGGAAAAACTACCCTGTTAACTCGCACAATTGCCGATTTAAAAACCACTATTCCTATCAGTGTCATTGAGGGAGATCAAGCAACAGCTAATGATGCCCAAAAAATTAGTGAAACCGGTTGTCAGGTTATCCAAATTAATACTGGAACCGGTTGTCATTTAGAAGCATCAATGGTAGAGAGAGGATTAATCGAACTCGATCCACCGATGAATTCTTTAGTGATGATCGAAAATGTCGGTAATCTAGTTTGTCCTGCTTTATTTGATTTGGGAGAAAATGCCAAAGTTGTCATTCTTTCCGTCACAGAAGGAGAAGATAAACCGATTAAATATCCCTATATGTTCCACGCTTCTCAAGTCATGATCTTGACAAAAATAGACCTACTACCCTACGTTAATTTTAACCTCGATCGCTGTTTAGATTACGCCTATCAAGTTAATCCCAATCTGAAAGTTTTTCAAGTTTCTGCTACCACTGGAGAAGGTTTAGATGCTTGGTACAGCTGGTTAAAATCACTGGTTTAA